A genomic stretch from Kiloniellales bacterium includes:
- a CDS encoding ATP-dependent zinc protease, with product MPEPGLPGSSPGQHAKIRRSRSEKAIVGWREWVSLPGLGIEQIKAKIDTGARTSALHAYRVKPFRRGGKRFVRFYLHPVQRRRQPEILCEAPVIDERVVTSSNGKQEHRYVVKVQLRVGEMEWPIEVTLTNRDEMGFRMLLGRQALRRRFIVDPGSSFKSSRPQAKKRKGKVG from the coding sequence ATGCCTGAGCCAGGCCTGCCCGGTTCTTCCCCCGGGCAGCATGCAAAAATACGTCGATCGAGATCAGAGAAAGCCATCGTCGGATGGCGCGAATGGGTCTCGCTACCTGGCCTCGGCATTGAGCAGATCAAGGCAAAGATCGACACCGGTGCTCGAACGTCCGCGCTCCATGCCTATCGGGTGAAGCCTTTCAGACGCGGTGGGAAGCGCTTCGTTCGTTTCTACCTGCACCCCGTTCAGCGTCGGCGACAGCCGGAAATCCTGTGCGAGGCGCCGGTCATCGACGAGCGGGTCGTCACGTCATCGAACGGCAAGCAGGAGCACCGCTACGTGGTCAAGGTCCAGCTTCGCGTCGGCGAGATGGAGTGGCCCATCGAGGTCACTCTGACCAACCGTGACGAAATGGGATTTCGAATGCTCCTCGGACGACAGGCATTGCGCAGACGCTTCATCGTCGATCCCGGAAGCTCGTTCAAGAGCAGCAGACCGCAGGCGAAGAAAAGGAAAGGAAAAGTCGGATGA
- a CDS encoding DUF3772 domain-containing protein, with the protein MLRALLIPVLLAALLATDLPAFAQTAQDPAPAAQAAVAKNTPGTTADRPAASPAEEAAAKQLERWSRVLDRAEAQIAEGIRSLALLGSLEQRVDKVRKEVDEARRPLGLEVERIAGLIDALGPPPQEGEPPESAEVTAQRSALDQQKSVPEGRLKTLNVLFQRTNLLDGAIAEARVDLLKAQLLVRTPSLLSADTWGSAAGEFVELGARILASPTVWYQSPEVNEKVGAAYLAFATLAVLAAAVLGWYLRRWLSLSFGRRPGVEEPSYRMRVFAALAEATAMTAIPILVVVVAYGVLAGRGLLFGLFQDIMQGILAAVIWVSALRGLPRAMLSPSMPHWRLLRVGDLAARLWSRRAFELAVIIGVDQLITYPFRNLDPSLTLQYTYYFVADGALAAVFLAIVFDRRLWRTPEQEARAIRAGQPSSPALDDSAQRSSWWLAGRVLVGTLALAIPITGLAGYGVLSEHIASRLTASAGIFLVALVLHGLARDVVAVFTREDERPPDPGEKANPIYVWSVLLLDIGLVVTLVSFLVPLWGGRWENIFERIAWAMTGFTIGGRSFSLTDVLFGIVVFIILLALIRFIQRFLDVRVLQQTRMDAGVRNAVNTGIGYAGVLIAALIAIDTAGIDLSGLALIAGALSVGIGFGMQSVVSNFVSGLILLVERPIQVGDWIVVGQDQGYVKRISVRSTQIQTFSNASVIVPNSELIAGRVTNWMYKDRSGRVEIPIGVAYGSDTAKVRELLLQCAKSHSSVSARPQPNVMFMDFGDSALLFQLRFYIRDMDNYLSVASDLRFAIDAAFREAGIVIPFPQRDVHVIPASGPTDVAEAEPPSSQVLSMPTSPRTKESAEGQDGKK; encoded by the coding sequence ATGCTGCGCGCCTTGCTGATTCCAGTCCTGCTGGCCGCTCTTCTGGCGACAGACCTCCCGGCCTTCGCCCAGACCGCGCAGGATCCCGCCCCGGCCGCTCAAGCCGCCGTGGCCAAGAACACGCCCGGCACAACTGCGGATAGGCCCGCGGCAAGCCCCGCCGAGGAGGCCGCCGCGAAGCAACTCGAGCGCTGGAGCCGCGTCCTCGACCGGGCCGAAGCGCAGATCGCGGAGGGGATTCGATCGCTTGCCCTGCTCGGCAGCCTCGAGCAGAGGGTCGACAAGGTGCGCAAGGAGGTCGACGAGGCCCGGCGGCCCCTGGGGCTGGAGGTCGAGCGAATCGCCGGCCTCATCGACGCGCTGGGCCCGCCACCGCAGGAGGGTGAGCCGCCAGAGTCGGCGGAGGTCACTGCGCAGCGCAGCGCACTGGACCAGCAGAAAAGCGTCCCCGAAGGCCGGCTGAAGACGCTCAATGTCCTCTTTCAGCGGACCAATCTGCTCGACGGTGCCATCGCCGAAGCGCGGGTCGACTTACTCAAGGCGCAGCTTCTCGTACGCACACCATCGCTGCTTTCCGCCGACACCTGGGGGAGCGCCGCGGGCGAGTTCGTCGAGCTGGGCGCGCGGATCTTGGCCTCGCCCACGGTGTGGTATCAGTCGCCGGAGGTGAACGAAAAGGTCGGCGCGGCTTACCTTGCATTCGCGACCCTCGCCGTGCTGGCCGCGGCGGTCCTCGGCTGGTATCTGCGGCGCTGGTTGTCGCTGAGTTTCGGCCGCCGGCCAGGTGTCGAGGAGCCGAGCTACCGCATGCGCGTCTTCGCCGCGCTCGCCGAGGCGACGGCAATGACCGCCATCCCCATCCTGGTCGTCGTGGTCGCCTACGGTGTGCTCGCCGGCCGTGGGCTCTTGTTCGGTTTGTTCCAGGATATCATGCAGGGAATCCTGGCCGCTGTGATCTGGGTGAGCGCGCTGCGCGGCTTGCCCCGCGCGATGCTGTCCCCCTCAATGCCGCATTGGCGGCTCCTCCGGGTCGGCGACCTTGCGGCGCGCCTTTGGTCTCGCCGGGCCTTCGAACTCGCTGTGATCATCGGCGTCGATCAGCTGATCACCTATCCCTTTCGGAATCTCGATCCCTCGCTGACGCTACAATACACGTACTATTTCGTCGCCGACGGCGCTCTCGCTGCGGTGTTCCTGGCAATCGTTTTCGACAGACGGCTTTGGCGGACCCCCGAGCAGGAAGCGCGAGCCATCCGGGCCGGCCAGCCGTCGAGCCCAGCGCTGGACGATTCGGCACAGCGGAGCTCTTGGTGGCTTGCCGGCCGCGTGCTGGTTGGGACGCTCGCGCTGGCGATTCCGATCACAGGGCTCGCCGGCTACGGCGTTCTCTCCGAACACATCGCGTCGCGACTGACCGCGAGCGCAGGCATTTTCCTGGTCGCCCTGGTTCTCCACGGATTGGCGCGCGATGTCGTCGCCGTCTTCACGCGCGAGGACGAGAGGCCGCCGGACCCGGGCGAGAAGGCCAACCCGATCTACGTCTGGTCGGTGCTGCTTCTCGACATCGGCCTGGTCGTCACGCTGGTCTCCTTCCTGGTGCCACTCTGGGGCGGCCGCTGGGAGAACATCTTCGAGCGCATCGCCTGGGCGATGACCGGGTTCACGATAGGCGGGCGCAGCTTCTCGCTGACCGACGTCCTCTTCGGCATCGTCGTCTTCATCATCCTCCTCGCCCTCATCCGCTTCATTCAGCGCTTCCTGGACGTGCGCGTCCTGCAGCAGACGCGCATGGACGCGGGCGTGCGCAACGCGGTCAATACCGGGATCGGCTATGCCGGCGTGTTGATTGCGGCGCTGATCGCCATCGATACCGCGGGCATCGATCTCTCTGGACTCGCCCTTATCGCAGGCGCGCTGTCGGTGGGTATTGGCTTCGGCATGCAGAGCGTGGTCAGCAACTTCGTCTCGGGTCTGATCCTGCTGGTCGAGCGACCGATCCAGGTGGGCGACTGGATCGTGGTCGGCCAGGACCAGGGCTACGTCAAACGCATCAGCGTGCGCAGCACCCAGATCCAGACCTTCTCCAACGCCTCGGTAATCGTCCCGAACTCCGAGCTCATCGCCGGCCGGGTGACGAACTGGATGTACAAGGACCGATCCGGTCGCGTGGAGATACCGATCGGCGTGGCCTATGGATCGGACACGGCGAAGGTCCGTGAACTGCTGCTCCAGTGCGCCAAGTCGCACAGCAGCGTCAGCGCCCGGCCGCAGCCCAACGTCATGTTTATGGACTTCGGCGACAGCGCGCTACTCTTCCAGTTGCGATTCTACATTCGTGACATGGACAACTACCTGTCGGTAGCAAGCGACCTGCGGTTCGCCATCGACGCCGCCTTCCGGGAAGCCGGCATCGTGATCCCCTTCCCGCAGCGCGATGTGCACGTTATTCCGGCAAGCGGGCCAACGGATGTGGCCGAGGCAGAGCCGCCGTCAAGCCAGGTGCTGTCCATGCCCACGAGCCCGCGCACGAAAGAGAGCGCCGAAGGCCAGGACGGCAAGAAGTAG
- a CDS encoding MFS transporter, translating to MTAAVAPVAALLVSVALLLMGNGLQGTLLPVRASLEEFSALDIGVLGSSYFVGFAAGCLLGPHVVRRAGHIRSFAAMVAIASSVALLHALVVDAYAWWILRMTTGFCFAVLYMVIESWLNERSTNENRGLIFSIYTIINLTVITIGQLMLMLDDPWSFPLFSLASILVSLAAVPIALTTAQAPAPIEAVRIRFAYLYKLSPVGVMGCFAVGLANGAFWSLAPVFAQTEDSSTARVALFMSVAVIAGALGQWPLGRLSDRMDRRKVIVLAAFGAALAGVGMTVFNPFWDWAIFVFIFLFGLFAFPMYSLSVAHMNDFVEPKGFLEAAGGLLLVFGIGAVLGPLLASTTMRFMGVGTLFTYTAAVHVLIVVFVIYRMRRRGPASEEERVAFADSIRVAQTVSTVDPLSHESSQTDLDTTAANAEPTQSGAEKIPKSPDDGEDAAR from the coding sequence ATGACCGCCGCAGTGGCACCTGTCGCAGCGCTTCTTGTCAGCGTAGCTCTGCTTCTCATGGGCAACGGGTTGCAGGGCACGCTGCTTCCAGTTCGGGCTAGCCTCGAGGAGTTCAGCGCCCTGGACATTGGCGTGCTCGGTTCCTCGTACTTCGTCGGGTTCGCCGCCGGCTGTCTTCTTGGGCCCCACGTCGTAAGGCGTGCCGGGCACATCCGGAGCTTCGCGGCCATGGTCGCCATCGCGTCGTCGGTCGCCTTGCTGCACGCGCTCGTGGTCGACGCCTACGCGTGGTGGATTCTGCGGATGACCACGGGTTTCTGTTTCGCCGTGCTCTACATGGTGATCGAGAGCTGGCTCAACGAGCGGTCCACCAACGAGAACCGAGGACTGATCTTCTCGATCTATACGATCATCAACTTGACGGTCATCACCATAGGTCAGTTGATGCTGATGTTGGATGACCCTTGGAGCTTCCCGCTGTTTTCCCTGGCTTCTATCCTGGTTTCCTTGGCGGCTGTTCCGATCGCCCTAACGACGGCTCAAGCGCCGGCGCCGATCGAGGCGGTCAGGATCCGCTTCGCCTACCTCTACAAGCTCTCGCCGGTCGGCGTCATGGGGTGTTTTGCCGTCGGGCTCGCCAACGGCGCCTTCTGGTCGCTGGCACCAGTCTTCGCGCAGACGGAGGACTCGAGCACGGCCCGGGTCGCGCTCTTCATGAGCGTGGCGGTGATCGCGGGCGCCCTCGGACAATGGCCGCTCGGACGGCTGTCCGACAGAATGGACCGCCGCAAGGTGATCGTCCTCGCGGCGTTCGGCGCCGCGCTCGCCGGGGTCGGGATGACCGTCTTCAATCCCTTCTGGGACTGGGCGATCTTCGTCTTCATTTTCCTGTTCGGCCTCTTCGCTTTCCCCATGTACTCGCTCTCGGTCGCTCACATGAACGATTTTGTCGAGCCGAAAGGCTTTCTCGAAGCGGCGGGCGGCCTGCTCTTGGTCTTCGGCATCGGCGCGGTACTCGGCCCTCTCTTGGCCTCGACCACCATGCGCTTTATGGGCGTGGGAACTCTGTTCACCTACACGGCTGCCGTTCACGTCTTGATCGTGGTTTTCGTCATCTACCGCATGCGCAGAAGAGGTCCCGCATCGGAAGAAGAGCGCGTCGCCTTCGCGGACTCGATTCGGGTCGCGCAGACCGTCTCGACAGTCGACCCCTTGTCGCACGAATCATCCCAGACCGATTTGGATACAACCGCCGCCAACGCCGAGCCTACGCAGTCGGGAGCCGAGAAGATTCCAAAATCGCCCGACGACGGGGAGGATGCTGCACGGTGA
- a CDS encoding CNNM domain-containing protein: MTTPSTLDLLTWAGIVLCLSQAGMFSGLNLAVFCVGRMRLEIEATLGDPQALKVLALRRDPNLTLTTILWGNVAVNVLLTLLSDSVLTGVSAFLFSTFAITIFGEILPQAYCSNHAMRIVSALTPVLRAYGVLLYPLAKPSAAVLNRWLGRQGVRLYREREMRELIHKHFEAEGAEIQRLEGLGALNFLALDDLRVSEEGEILDPRSVISLPLENGLPVFPAIRATATDPFLKQIDRSGRKWIVVTDLSNEPQFVLNSDAFLRGALFAPASFRPLAHCHRPIIVRDPGRRLGDVIGLLKVHPDGPGDNVIDNDVILVWGREKRVITGADILGRLMSGIASVEAPAR; the protein is encoded by the coding sequence ATGACGACCCCTTCGACGTTGGATCTGCTCACCTGGGCGGGAATCGTACTGTGCCTGAGCCAGGCTGGCATGTTCTCCGGATTGAACCTCGCCGTCTTTTGCGTCGGCCGCATGAGGCTCGAGATCGAGGCCACGCTCGGCGATCCACAGGCTTTGAAGGTGCTTGCTCTCAGGCGCGATCCCAATCTCACCCTGACGACCATCCTCTGGGGCAACGTGGCGGTCAACGTTCTGCTCACGCTGCTGTCGGATTCCGTCCTGACCGGCGTCTCGGCTTTCCTGTTCTCGACCTTCGCGATCACGATCTTCGGCGAAATCCTGCCCCAGGCTTACTGCTCCAACCACGCCATGCGCATCGTTTCCGCACTGACGCCCGTGTTGAGAGCCTATGGAGTCCTGCTCTATCCCCTCGCCAAGCCCTCGGCTGCCGTGCTCAACCGGTGGCTCGGGCGGCAGGGGGTGCGTCTCTACCGCGAGCGCGAGATGCGCGAGCTGATCCACAAACACTTCGAAGCCGAGGGCGCCGAGATCCAACGACTCGAGGGACTGGGCGCCCTCAACTTCCTCGCTCTGGACGACCTCAGGGTCTCCGAGGAAGGCGAGATCCTCGACCCGAGAAGCGTGATCAGCCTGCCGCTCGAGAACGGCCTCCCCGTCTTCCCCGCGATCCGCGCAACGGCCACCGATCCCTTCCTCAAACAGATCGACCGTTCCGGCCGCAAGTGGATCGTCGTCACGGACCTGTCGAACGAACCCCAGTTCGTCTTGAACTCCGACGCCTTTCTCCGCGGTGCGCTCTTCGCGCCAGCCAGCTTTCGGCCCCTCGCCCACTGCCACCGGCCGATCATCGTGCGCGATCCCGGGCGGCGCCTCGGCGACGTCATCGGGCTCTTGAAGGTTCACCCCGACGGTCCCGGCGACAATGTCATCGATAACGACGTCATCCTCGTCTGGGGACGGGAAAAGCGCGTGATCACTGGCGCCGACATCCTCGGCCGCTTGATGAGCGGAATCGCCTCCGTCGAAGCGCCTGCTCGCTAG
- the rimK gene encoding 30S ribosomal protein S6--L-glutamate ligase has product MKIALMARNPNLYSHQRLVEAAEQRGHQIEIIDTLRVYINIASHRPEIRYKGEKLEGFDAVIPRIGASVTFFGTAVLRQFEVMGVYPLNESVAISRSRDKLRSLQLLARKGIGLPVSVFAHSTSQAEDILEILGGAPVVIKLLEGTQGIGVVLGETPGAAKSMIQAFGGLRANILVQEFIKEAGSKDIRCLVVGDRVVASMMRQGAEGDFRSNLHRGGKAEKIKITPEERSTAVRAANIMGLNVCGVDMLRSNHGPVVMEVNSSPGLEGVEKATGIDVAGQIIGFLEKNAKPNKTRTRGRG; this is encoded by the coding sequence ATGAAGATCGCGCTCATGGCTCGAAATCCGAATCTCTATTCGCATCAACGGCTTGTCGAAGCCGCCGAGCAGCGCGGCCACCAGATCGAGATCATCGATACGCTGCGTGTCTACATTAACATCGCCTCCCATCGGCCTGAAATCCGTTACAAGGGCGAGAAGCTCGAAGGCTTCGACGCCGTCATTCCGCGTATCGGCGCATCGGTCACCTTCTTCGGCACCGCGGTCCTCCGTCAGTTCGAGGTCATGGGCGTCTATCCGCTGAATGAATCGGTGGCGATCAGCCGGTCGCGGGACAAGCTGCGGAGCCTCCAGCTCCTGGCCAGAAAAGGCATCGGGCTGCCCGTCTCGGTGTTTGCCCACTCGACGAGCCAGGCGGAAGACATTCTGGAAATTCTCGGCGGCGCCCCGGTTGTCATCAAGCTGCTGGAGGGAACGCAGGGGATCGGCGTGGTGCTGGGAGAGACACCCGGCGCGGCCAAGAGCATGATTCAGGCCTTCGGTGGCCTGCGCGCTAACATCCTGGTGCAGGAGTTCATCAAGGAGGCGGGCAGCAAGGACATCCGCTGCCTGGTGGTCGGCGACAGGGTCGTTGCTTCTATGATGCGGCAGGGCGCCGAAGGCGACTTCCGATCCAACCTGCACCGCGGCGGCAAGGCGGAAAAGATCAAGATCACGCCGGAGGAACGCTCTACGGCGGTGCGCGCGGCCAACATCATGGGCCTGAACGTCTGCGGCGTGGATATGCTGCGGTCGAACCACGGTCCCGTGGTCATGGAGGTCAACTCGTCGCCCGGGCTGGAAGGCGTCGAGAAAGCGACCGGTATCGACGTCGCCGGCCAGATCATCGGGTTCCTGGAAAAGAACGCCAAGCCGAACAAGACAAGGACGCGCGGTAGAGGCTAG
- a CDS encoding TerC family protein, with product MESLASLMADPTAWVALATLIVMEVVLGIDNLIFISILSNKLPEGQRRRARRMGIMAALVLRLGLLGMVTFIIQLTEPIFTLFEQAFSWRDMILIVGGLFLVWKATKEIHHSVDPDPSDTVFAPGAVSVSFSGTVVQILALDLVFSIDSIITAVGMTPHVPIMVVAVIAAVLAMLLAAEPLADFIHANPTVVMLALGFLLLIGTTLIAEGFGVHVPKGYIYAAMAFSALVEGLNILARRARRRKRSEVET from the coding sequence ATGGAAAGTCTCGCGTCACTGATGGCCGATCCGACAGCATGGGTTGCTCTCGCGACGCTGATCGTCATGGAGGTCGTGCTCGGCATCGACAATCTGATCTTCATATCGATCCTATCCAACAAGCTTCCGGAGGGGCAGCGCAGGCGTGCACGGCGCATGGGCATCATGGCGGCGCTTGTTCTCAGGCTGGGACTCCTGGGCATGGTCACCTTCATCATCCAGCTCACCGAGCCGATCTTCACGTTGTTCGAGCAGGCGTTTTCCTGGCGGGACATGATCCTGATCGTCGGCGGGCTATTCCTGGTATGGAAGGCAACGAAAGAGATCCACCACAGCGTGGATCCGGATCCGTCGGACACCGTTTTCGCGCCGGGCGCGGTGTCGGTCAGCTTCTCGGGAACGGTGGTTCAGATCCTGGCCCTGGACCTGGTATTTTCGATCGATAGCATCATCACGGCCGTCGGCATGACACCCCACGTACCGATCATGGTGGTGGCCGTCATCGCGGCTGTCCTTGCGATGTTGCTTGCGGCAGAGCCCTTGGCAGATTTCATCCACGCCAATCCGACGGTCGTGATGCTGGCCTTGGGCTTTCTGCTGTTGATCGGGACGACTTTGATCGCCGAGGGTTTCGGCGTTCACGTGCCGAAGGGCTACATCTACGCCGCGATGGCGTTCTCGGCTCTGGTGGAAGGGCTTAACATCCTCGCGCGCCGGGCCAGACGAAGAAAGAGAAGCGAGGTCGAGACATGA